A single genomic interval of Nonomuraea rubra harbors:
- a CDS encoding DeoR/GlpR family DNA-binding transcription regulator: protein MSSEGTLRYTSAPHRREAILRRIELDGYVAAADLVTHLGVSPNTIRRDLRRLASEGLIRAVRGGATAADATAPPFADRSAQAAEAKRAIAAAAVEHVEPGTAVALDSGTTTLEIAKLLPAGAGLTVITHSLPAIAVLAPRPDITLIGIGGQYGRDTRSFGGPETLAALEHLSVRTLFLAATALDGSGVYGATPYEAETKRRLISIARRTVVVGDARKFALSAPIRVCGWEAAERLVTDGVPAGFAGVRVQLAP from the coding sequence ATGAGCAGCGAAGGCACCCTCCGCTACACCTCGGCCCCGCACCGCCGCGAGGCGATCCTGCGCCGCATCGAGCTGGACGGGTACGTCGCCGCCGCCGACCTGGTCACCCACCTGGGCGTCTCCCCCAACACAATCCGCCGCGACCTGCGCAGGCTGGCCAGCGAGGGCCTGATCAGGGCCGTACGCGGCGGCGCCACGGCGGCGGACGCGACCGCCCCGCCCTTCGCCGACCGCTCGGCCCAGGCCGCCGAGGCCAAGCGCGCGATCGCGGCCGCCGCCGTCGAGCACGTCGAGCCGGGCACGGCCGTGGCGCTGGACTCGGGCACCACGACCCTGGAGATCGCCAAGCTGCTGCCCGCCGGCGCCGGTCTCACGGTGATCACCCACTCGCTGCCCGCCATCGCCGTCCTGGCCCCCCGCCCGGACATCACGCTCATCGGCATCGGCGGCCAGTACGGCAGGGACACCCGCTCCTTCGGCGGCCCCGAGACCCTGGCGGCGCTGGAGCACCTGAGCGTGCGCACGCTGTTCCTGGCCGCCACCGCGCTCGACGGCTCGGGCGTGTACGGGGCGACGCCGTACGAGGCCGAGACCAAGCGGCGCCTCATCTCCATCGCCCGCAGGACGGTCGTCGTGGGCGACGCGCGCAAGTTCGCGCTGAGCGCCCCCATCCGGGTGTGCGGCTGGGAGGCGGCCGAGCGCCTGGTGACGGACGGCGTCCCGGCGGGCTTCGCGGGCGTCAGGGTGCAGCTCGCGCCATAG
- a CDS encoding rhamnogalacturonan lyase, producing the protein MRPPSSIRRALASGLAALLCLPITALPASADTQGRHRDGIRLEHLDRGLVAASTSEGVFLSWRLLGDEVTGAGATGMTGADFRVYRDGRPIATVTDSTNYRDPAGTAASEYRVAPIVKGREGRRSAVAKPWIKTFYDLPLKKPADGVTPMGEAYTYAANDLSVGDVDGDGQYEYVVKWDPSNSKDVSQRGYTGNTYLDTYELDGTLRWRLDLGVNIRSGAHYTQFLVYDFDGDGRSETMLKTAPGTKIIRYGSDGRVVSERYVTMPREDLKAGYANTDDYRKSAADYFDHVVEMFAKWHEHPEVVAGRWPATLEEAFGIPKKYAYPLSQADATELANYFVDVYAPARSGNNRLREFNGFVLTGPEYLSVFDGATGRELQTIHYKPGRGDDGLLWGDYAMARVEPGNRVDRFLSSVAYLDGKRPSAVFARGYYTRTTLVAYDWNGRRLKERWYVDSGHAPMSNPFNAGPHGVDGTNPEYAKLTTQGFHSMSVADVDADGRQEIVYGAATIDDDGDLLYSSFAQAPPESAFPGQNIRLGHGDAIHVGDFDPDRPGLEIWTVHEGGRSAPYGWALRDAATGQVVHGGYSGVDTGRGMTGDIDPDIRGVESWSSMPPDQTVQAGLWSARGEYLGRNAPGTNMSIRWAADMTTQLVNGTATTVLQTPTIDDYRRGTVLTAEGTLTNNWTKGNPGLVADVFGDWREELLVRTADSGAIRMFVSTELTDRKLYTLMHDPQYRVEVARQQTGYNQPAYPSFYFGSDIDWSKVPVPGRK; encoded by the coding sequence ATGAGACCCCCCAGCAGCATCCGCCGCGCGTTAGCCTCAGGTCTGGCAGCCTTGCTCTGCCTGCCGATCACGGCACTGCCCGCGTCCGCCGACACCCAGGGCCGCCACCGTGACGGCATCAGGCTCGAGCACCTCGACCGCGGCCTGGTCGCGGCCTCCACCAGCGAAGGCGTCTTCCTGAGCTGGCGTCTCCTCGGCGACGAGGTGACCGGCGCGGGCGCCACGGGCATGACGGGCGCCGACTTCCGCGTGTACCGCGACGGCCGCCCGATCGCCACGGTGACCGACAGCACCAACTACCGCGACCCCGCCGGCACGGCCGCGTCCGAGTACCGGGTCGCCCCGATCGTGAAGGGCCGCGAGGGCCGCCGCAGCGCTGTGGCGAAGCCTTGGATTAAAACGTTTTATGACCTTCCGCTGAAGAAGCCGGCCGACGGGGTGACCCCCATGGGCGAGGCGTACACGTACGCCGCCAACGACCTCAGCGTCGGCGACGTGGACGGCGACGGCCAGTACGAGTACGTGGTCAAGTGGGACCCGTCGAACTCCAAGGACGTCTCGCAGCGCGGCTACACCGGCAACACCTACCTGGACACGTACGAGCTGGACGGCACCCTGCGCTGGCGGCTCGACCTGGGCGTGAACATCCGCTCAGGCGCCCACTACACGCAGTTCCTGGTCTACGACTTCGACGGCGACGGCCGCTCGGAGACGATGCTCAAGACCGCCCCCGGCACGAAGATCATCCGCTACGGCTCCGACGGCCGGGTGGTGTCCGAGCGCTACGTCACGATGCCGCGCGAAGACCTCAAGGCCGGATACGCCAACACCGACGACTACCGGAAGAGTGCCGCAGACTATTTCGACCACGTTGTTGAAATGTTCGCGAAATGGCACGAGCACCCGGAGGTCGTCGCCGGGCGCTGGCCGGCCACGCTGGAAGAGGCGTTCGGGATCCCGAAGAAGTACGCCTACCCGCTCTCGCAGGCCGACGCGACCGAGCTGGCGAACTACTTCGTCGACGTCTACGCGCCGGCCCGCAGCGGCAACAACCGGCTGCGGGAGTTCAACGGGTTCGTCCTGACCGGCCCCGAGTACCTGTCGGTGTTCGACGGCGCCACCGGGCGCGAGCTGCAGACGATCCACTACAAGCCCGGGCGGGGCGACGACGGCCTGTTGTGGGGCGACTACGCGATGGCCAGGGTCGAGCCGGGCAACCGGGTGGACCGCTTCCTGTCGTCGGTCGCCTACCTCGACGGCAAGCGCCCGTCGGCGGTCTTCGCGCGCGGCTACTACACGCGTACCACTCTGGTCGCCTACGACTGGAACGGCAGGCGACTCAAGGAGCGCTGGTACGTCGACAGCGGCCACGCCCCGATGTCCAACCCGTTCAACGCGGGCCCGCACGGCGTGGACGGCACCAACCCCGAGTACGCCAAGCTCACCACCCAGGGCTTCCACTCGATGAGCGTCGCCGACGTGGACGCCGACGGCAGGCAGGAGATCGTCTACGGCGCCGCCACCATCGACGACGACGGCGACCTGCTCTACTCGTCCTTTGCGCAGGCCCCTCCGGAAAGCGCCTTCCCAGGTCAGAACATCCGGCTCGGCCACGGCGACGCCATCCACGTGGGCGACTTCGACCCCGACCGGCCCGGCCTGGAGATCTGGACGGTGCACGAGGGCGGCCGCTCGGCCCCGTACGGCTGGGCGCTGCGCGACGCGGCCACCGGCCAGGTCGTCCACGGCGGCTACAGCGGCGTGGACACCGGCCGCGGCATGACCGGCGACATCGACCCGGACATCCGCGGCGTCGAGAGCTGGTCGTCGATGCCGCCCGACCAGACCGTCCAGGCGGGCCTGTGGTCGGCGCGCGGCGAGTACCTGGGCAGGAACGCGCCCGGCACGAACATGAGCATCCGCTGGGCCGCCGACATGACCACCCAGCTCGTCAACGGCACCGCCACCACCGTCCTGCAGACGCCGACGATCGACGACTACCGGCGCGGCACGGTGCTGACCGCCGAGGGCACGCTCACCAACAACTGGACGAAGGGCAACCCTGGCCTGGTGGCCGACGTGTTCGGGGACTGGCGCGAGGAACTGCTGGTCCGCACCGCCGACAGCGGCGCGATCCGGATGTTCGTCAGCACCGAGCTGACCGACCGCAAGCTGTACACGCTGATGCACGACCCGCAGTACCGGGTGGAGGTGGCCAGGCAGCAGACCGGCTACAACCAGCCCGCCTACCCGAGCTTCTACTTCGGCTCGGACATCGACTGGTCGAAGGTCCCCGTACCCGGCCGCAAGTGA
- a CDS encoding phosphotransferase family protein encodes MTDDLTPSHLARRTAAALDAATGAGRDLGLTVTDARVVHDLFSVVVHLAPAPVVARVPTVLPPGTDPGFLARRQRAELDVSRWLADRGTPVIPPSPLVPPEPVRRDGFSMTFWQFVEEDRDREPDYVANAASAADLHAAMRAYPGELEFLSAAEPHFVTDSLEMLAERPDLIDPADLDRARREWQVLEPVVRSRAAFENAFPGIGLQPVHGDSPPANIFLGVEGDLYSDFELVTLGPVEWDLAALGPEYEAAYNRRAEHNGMRPLDADVMAFVNAVGMLRAVAVLALVPQLPVLLDYVKPAIAQWRETPFAGGFQA; translated from the coding sequence ATGACCGATGATCTGACACCGTCCCACCTGGCCCGCCGCACCGCCGCCGCCCTCGACGCCGCCACCGGGGCGGGCCGCGACCTCGGCCTCACCGTGACGGACGCCAGGGTGGTCCATGACCTGTTCTCGGTCGTCGTCCACCTGGCGCCCGCACCGGTCGTGGCCCGGGTCCCCACCGTGCTGCCGCCCGGCACGGACCCCGGCTTCCTGGCCCGCCGCCAGCGGGCGGAGCTGGACGTGTCACGGTGGCTCGCGGACCGGGGGACTCCCGTGATCCCGCCGAGCCCGCTGGTGCCGCCGGAGCCCGTCCGGCGTGACGGCTTCTCGATGACGTTCTGGCAGTTCGTCGAGGAGGACCGGGACAGGGAGCCCGACTACGTGGCGAACGCGGCGAGCGCCGCCGACCTGCACGCCGCGATGCGCGCGTACCCCGGCGAGCTGGAGTTCCTGTCCGCGGCGGAGCCGCACTTCGTCACGGATAGTCTCGAAATGCTCGCGGAGCGTCCCGACCTCATCGACCCTGCCGACCTGGACCGCGCGCGCCGCGAGTGGCAGGTCCTGGAGCCCGTCGTACGCTCCCGTGCCGCGTTCGAGAACGCGTTCCCGGGGATCGGCCTCCAGCCCGTTCACGGCGACTCCCCGCCCGCGAACATCTTCCTGGGGGTGGAGGGCGACCTCTACTCCGACTTCGAGCTGGTCACCCTGGGCCCCGTCGAGTGGGACCTGGCCGCGCTCGGGCCCGAGTACGAGGCCGCCTACAACCGCCGCGCCGAGCACAACGGCATGAGGCCGCTGGACGCGGACGTGATGGCCTTCGTCAACGCCGTCGGCATGCTGCGGGCGGTCGCCGTCCTCGCGCTCGTGCCGCAACTGCCCGTGCTGCTGGACTACGTGAAACCGGCCATCGCCCAGTGGCGTGAGACGCCGTTCGCCGGAGGCTTCCAGGCGTGA
- a CDS encoding ABC transporter permease, with amino-acid sequence MTTTHRIPFATLLRVETRKLLDTRTSVIMTGVLAAAALALVAGRGLFTGTADLYTLANTAGIAMGVLLPVLGILTVTGEWSHRTALTTFTLEPRRGRVLAAQCLPVLAAAVLACLAALLVAVPMTALSAAVRGVEATWGLDMAPLLGWTATTVLSAAEGLAMGMLLMNAPAAIVIYLVTPMLWSFVTRLGPVGATLAEWLDLNTASNALMDGSMGAGDAARLAAAVAVWVVIPMAVGVLRVLRKDVQ; translated from the coding sequence ATGACCACCACGCACCGCATCCCCTTCGCCACCCTGCTGCGTGTCGAGACCAGGAAGCTGCTGGACACCCGCACCAGCGTGATCATGACAGGGGTCCTGGCCGCCGCCGCGCTCGCGCTCGTCGCCGGCCGCGGCCTGTTCACCGGAACGGCCGACCTGTACACCCTGGCGAACACCGCGGGGATCGCGATGGGCGTGCTGCTGCCCGTGCTCGGCATCCTCACCGTCACCGGCGAGTGGAGCCACCGCACCGCGCTCACCACGTTCACGCTGGAGCCCCGGCGGGGGCGGGTGCTGGCGGCCCAGTGCCTGCCCGTGCTGGCCGCGGCCGTGCTGGCGTGCCTGGCGGCGCTGCTGGTGGCGGTGCCGATGACGGCCCTGTCCGCTGCCGTGCGGGGCGTGGAGGCCACCTGGGGGCTCGACATGGCCCCGTTGCTGGGCTGGACGGCGACGACCGTGCTCTCGGCCGCCGAGGGGCTGGCCATGGGCATGCTGCTGATGAACGCGCCGGCGGCGATAGTGATCTACCTGGTCACGCCCATGTTGTGGAGCTTCGTGACCCGCCTCGGCCCGGTGGGCGCCACGCTGGCCGAATGGCTGGATCTGAACACCGCCAGCAACGCGCTGATGGACGGGAGCATGGGCGCGGGCGACGCCGCGCGGCTGGCGGCGGCGGTGGCGGTGTGGGTCGTCATCCCCATGGCCGTAGGGGTTCTGCGCGTGCTGCGGAAGGACGTCCAGTGA
- a CDS encoding ABC transporter ATP-binding protein translates to MIEFHRVTKTYKGTRALDEVSFTVPPGTVTGFLGPNGAGKSTAMRILAGLCRPTSGSAIVLGRPYAELERPAYDVGTLLDAGARHPGRSGREVLTLGAMMLGLPRSRVDEVLELVGLTGKEGRQAVGGYSLGMRQRLGIGHALLGRPRALILDEPANGLDPQGIQWMRELLRGLAGSGCAVLLSSHLLHEVEQVADHIVLIGAGRVLAQGTPAELGGGRSLEQTFLDLTSHADRRTA, encoded by the coding sequence GTGATCGAATTCCATCGCGTCACCAAGACGTACAAGGGGACCAGGGCGCTGGACGAGGTGTCCTTCACGGTCCCGCCCGGCACCGTGACGGGCTTCCTCGGGCCCAACGGCGCGGGCAAATCGACGGCCATGCGCATCCTGGCCGGGCTCTGCCGCCCCACCTCGGGCTCGGCCATCGTGCTCGGGCGGCCGTACGCGGAGCTGGAGCGCCCCGCGTACGACGTCGGCACGCTGCTCGACGCCGGTGCCCGCCACCCCGGCCGCAGCGGGCGGGAGGTGCTCACCCTGGGCGCCATGATGCTCGGCCTGCCCAGGTCGCGCGTGGACGAGGTGCTGGAGCTGGTGGGCCTGACCGGCAAGGAGGGCAGGCAGGCCGTCGGCGGCTACTCGCTGGGCATGCGGCAGCGCCTCGGCATCGGCCACGCCCTGCTCGGGCGGCCCAGGGCGCTCATCCTGGACGAGCCGGCCAACGGCCTGGACCCGCAGGGCATCCAGTGGATGCGCGAGCTGCTGCGCGGCCTGGCCGGGTCGGGGTGCGCGGTGCTGCTCAGCTCGCACCTGCTGCACGAGGTGGAGCAGGTGGCCGATCACATCGTGCTGATCGGCGCCGGCCGGGTGCTGGCCCAGGGCACCCCCGCCGAGCTGGGCGGGGGCCGCAGCCTCGAACAGACCTTCCTCGACCTCACCTCCCACGCCGATCGGAGAACGGCATGA
- a CDS encoding sensor histidine kinase produces MHDLHDAAERPPNLRRASRGSLDALGTGILYLLASAPLLIFILLLVRQVLRADHAELDPFRLFDLAVGVAGLVLLRWRERWPWQVALLTAVPTVVFWSLNGPAIVAFASLAAHRRWRQVVPVAVVFWLSIIASTLWWQSNWLLTALYALVGGVGLTALTVFGLYLRGRRELHEAQRAAEEAAQAQRVEQAKLAERLKIAQEMHDVLAHRISLLAMLAGGLAYRKDLSPEQTREAALAIQENAHQSLNELRAVLGTLRRGSGPEAPQPTLEHLDALFAEVRAAGQRVEVDDSVDRRELLPAQTGRHAYRIVQEALTNARKHAPGSSVRAEIGGRPGSGLRIRVSNPAPAGAPAGPGGRLGLVGLAERTRMAGGSITHDVRDGRFVLDALLPWEA; encoded by the coding sequence GTGCACGACCTCCACGACGCCGCCGAACGCCCGCCGAATCTCCGCCGCGCCTCTCGCGGCTCTCTGGACGCCCTCGGCACCGGCATTCTCTACCTGCTCGCCTCCGCCCCGCTGCTGATCTTCATCCTCCTGCTGGTCCGCCAGGTTCTCCGTGCCGATCACGCGGAGCTCGACCCCTTCAGGCTCTTCGACCTGGCGGTGGGCGTGGCGGGACTGGTGCTGCTGAGGTGGCGGGAGCGATGGCCGTGGCAGGTGGCGCTGCTCACGGCGGTGCCCACGGTCGTCTTCTGGTCCCTCAACGGCCCGGCCATCGTCGCGTTCGCCTCGCTGGCCGCGCACCGCCGCTGGCGGCAGGTGGTGCCGGTCGCGGTGGTGTTCTGGCTGAGCATCATCGCCTCCACCCTCTGGTGGCAGAGCAACTGGCTGCTGACCGCTCTGTACGCGCTGGTCGGCGGCGTGGGGCTCACGGCGCTGACCGTCTTCGGCCTCTACCTGCGCGGCCGGCGGGAGCTGCACGAGGCGCAGCGGGCGGCGGAGGAGGCGGCGCAGGCCCAGCGGGTCGAGCAGGCCAAGCTGGCCGAACGGCTCAAGATCGCCCAGGAGATGCACGACGTCCTGGCGCACCGGATCTCGCTGCTGGCGATGCTCGCGGGCGGCCTGGCCTACCGCAAGGACCTGAGCCCCGAGCAGACGCGCGAGGCCGCGCTGGCCATCCAGGAGAACGCCCACCAGTCCCTCAACGAGCTGCGCGCCGTGCTCGGCACGCTGCGCCGCGGCAGCGGCCCCGAGGCGCCGCAGCCCACGCTGGAGCACCTGGACGCCCTGTTCGCGGAGGTACGCGCAGCCGGCCAGCGGGTCGAGGTGGACGACTCGGTGGACCGCAGGGAGCTGCTGCCGGCGCAGACGGGGCGGCACGCGTACCGGATCGTGCAGGAGGCCCTCACGAACGCGCGCAAGCACGCCCCCGGCAGCTCCGTGCGCGCCGAGATCGGCGGGCGCCCTGGCTCGGGGCTGCGGATCCGGGTGAGCAACCCGGCGCCCGCCGGCGCGCCCGCCGGGCCCGGCGGGCGGCTCGGGCTGGTCGGCCTGGCCGAGCGCACCCGGATGGCCGGCGGCAGCATCACCCATGACGTACGCGACGGGCGCTTCGTCCTGGACGCCCTGCTGCCGTGGGAGGCTTGA
- a CDS encoding response regulator transcription factor yields MIRVVIVDDDPMVRTGLRLILGGEPDLELAGEAGDGKQAMAVIRDLRPDVVLMDIRMPEQDGLTTTELLLARRDAPRILVLTTFDADDMVLRALQLGASGFLLKDTPPPKMIEAVRAVARGEPVLSPTVAQQVIAAATGRYEPPRPEAARELEVLTEREREVAVEVAKGSSNAEIARDLSVSVATVKANITRIFAKLGTDNRVVVAMKVRDAGLL; encoded by the coding sequence GTGATCAGAGTGGTGATCGTGGACGACGACCCGATGGTGCGCACGGGGCTGCGCCTCATCCTGGGCGGCGAGCCCGACCTGGAGCTGGCCGGCGAGGCGGGCGACGGCAAGCAGGCCATGGCGGTGATCCGCGACCTGCGGCCCGACGTGGTGCTCATGGACATCCGGATGCCGGAGCAGGACGGCCTGACCACCACCGAGCTGCTGCTGGCCCGCCGGGACGCGCCCCGGATCCTGGTGCTCACCACGTTCGACGCCGACGACATGGTGCTGCGCGCGCTGCAGCTCGGGGCGAGCGGCTTCCTGCTGAAGGACACGCCGCCGCCGAAGATGATCGAGGCGGTGCGGGCCGTGGCACGCGGCGAGCCGGTGCTGTCGCCGACCGTCGCCCAGCAGGTGATCGCGGCGGCCACCGGGCGCTACGAGCCGCCGCGGCCGGAGGCGGCGCGGGAGCTGGAGGTGCTGACCGAGCGGGAGCGGGAGGTGGCGGTGGAGGTCGCCAAAGGCAGCTCCAACGCCGAGATCGCGCGGGACCTGTCGGTGAGCGTGGCCACGGTGAAGGCGAACATCACGCGCATCTTCGCCAAGCTCGGGACCGACAACCGGGTGGTCGTGGCCATGAAGGTGCGCGACGCGGGCCTGCTCTGA
- a CDS encoding LacI family DNA-binding transcriptional regulator: MPRATLADVAAAAGVSVPTVSKVLSGKKHVSAATRVKVLEAVRTSGYEAPRPPTAPRVGVVDLLIDGLGSPWAQVLISGAEKAAARWGFSLVVTSSARSDFDLRRWIGMVRKRNTDGIVLVLSRADQREIAALEELLHVPLVLLDPVGQRDPRLSTVGATNWLGGVMATTHLLELGHTRIAFIGGPLDTQCTLDRYEGYLAAHRTFGIDSDPALTRYGDFLVGSGKSYGGELLDRDDPPTAVFAGNDLQAAGVYQAATERGLRVPDDLSVVGFDDSLLCETLSPPLTTVRQPLDDMANEAVRLVYEELTHPKGPSGTRIELATTLIVRRSTAPHGRKPART; the protein is encoded by the coding sequence GTGCCTCGAGCCACGCTGGCCGACGTCGCGGCGGCCGCCGGAGTCTCGGTGCCGACGGTGTCCAAGGTGCTGAGCGGCAAGAAACACGTCTCCGCCGCCACCAGGGTCAAGGTCCTCGAAGCGGTCAGGACCTCCGGCTACGAGGCCCCGCGCCCACCCACAGCGCCCCGCGTCGGCGTCGTCGACCTGCTCATCGACGGGCTCGGCTCCCCGTGGGCCCAGGTGCTCATCAGCGGCGCGGAGAAGGCGGCGGCCCGGTGGGGCTTCTCGCTCGTCGTGACCTCCTCCGCGCGCTCCGACTTCGACCTGCGGCGCTGGATCGGCATGGTCCGCAAGCGCAACACCGACGGCATCGTCCTGGTGCTCTCCCGCGCGGACCAGCGCGAGATCGCCGCACTGGAGGAGCTGCTGCACGTGCCGCTCGTCCTGCTCGACCCGGTCGGCCAGCGCGACCCGCGCCTGTCCACCGTCGGCGCCACCAACTGGCTGGGCGGCGTCATGGCCACCACCCACCTGCTGGAGCTCGGCCACACCAGGATCGCCTTCATCGGCGGGCCGCTCGACACGCAGTGCACGCTCGACCGGTACGAGGGCTACCTGGCCGCACACCGTACGTTCGGCATCGACTCCGACCCCGCGCTCACCCGCTACGGCGACTTCCTGGTCGGCAGCGGCAAGAGCTACGGCGGCGAGCTGCTCGACCGCGACGACCCGCCCACAGCCGTCTTCGCCGGCAACGACCTCCAGGCCGCCGGCGTCTACCAGGCGGCCACCGAGCGCGGCCTGCGCGTGCCCGACGACCTGTCCGTCGTCGGCTTCGACGACTCGCTGCTGTGCGAGACGCTCTCGCCGCCGCTCACCACCGTCCGCCAGCCGCTCGACGACATGGCCAACGAGGCGGTGCGGCTCGTGTACGAGGAGCTCACCCACCCCAAGGGCCCCTCCGGCACCCGCATCGAGCTGGCCACCACCCTCATCGTCCGCCGCAGCACCGCGCCGCACGGCCGGAAACCGGCCCGTACATAG
- a CDS encoding beta-glucosidase family protein has protein sequence MPARVEQPEIADRRSRRVEELLAEMTLDEKLAQLVGVWLNVNREEGVVAPLQDSMQGEDVKFEAFAEHGVGQITRHFGTRPVEPEWARSALAARQRWLRESTRLGIPALAHEECLTGLAAWRATTYPVPPAWGASFDPALVEEMGRRIGESMRSLGVHQGLAPVLDVIRDQRWGRVEECVSEDPYEVATIGAAYVRGLQSTGVIATLKHFVGYSNSRAGRNLAPVHAGAREVADTLLFPFEVAVRDAGAGSVMNSYAEIDGIPIAADGHYLTGILRDEWGFEGTVVADYFAVAFLHTLHAVAADAGDAAVQALTAGIDVELPTGVTYLEPLREAVAEGRIEQSLIDRALRRVLRQKAELGLLDDDYDPEPSGPVDLDDAGSRDLARRLAEESVILLTNDGVLPLSGDRRIAVVGPNADDVAALFGCYSFVQHVLPHFPGVETGLAAPTVLEALRAELPDARISTARGTGVDDGDREGIPAAARLAAGSDVAILVLGDRSGLFGRGTSGEGCDAESLDLPGAQRELAEAVLATGTPTVVVLMTGRAYAVPSIVEGAAAVVQAYFPGEEGAGAIARVLSGAVNPSGRLPMSMPRGTAGQPYSYLHPRLGAASSVSNLDPAPVLPFGHGLSYTSFEYAGFTADAEVPAGQPIRCSVVVRNAGDRAGAEVVQVYATDRIASVTRPLAQLAGYARVELAPGAAARVTFDVPARLLSFTGRDGRRVVEPGEIGLSVRRSAADVVDELTVTLTGPVYAFTGSERRLTDVSIEDHN, from the coding sequence ATGCCTGCACGGGTTGAGCAGCCGGAGATCGCCGACCGCCGGTCGCGGCGGGTCGAGGAGCTGCTGGCGGAGATGACGCTCGACGAGAAGCTCGCGCAGCTCGTGGGCGTGTGGCTGAACGTCAATCGCGAGGAGGGCGTGGTCGCGCCGCTGCAGGACTCGATGCAGGGCGAGGACGTGAAGTTCGAGGCGTTCGCCGAGCACGGCGTCGGCCAGATCACCCGCCATTTCGGCACCCGGCCCGTCGAGCCGGAATGGGCCCGCTCGGCGCTGGCCGCGCGGCAGCGCTGGCTGCGGGAGAGCACGCGGCTCGGCATTCCGGCGCTCGCGCACGAGGAGTGCCTGACGGGGCTGGCGGCGTGGCGGGCCACCACCTACCCGGTGCCTCCGGCGTGGGGCGCGTCGTTCGACCCCGCGCTGGTGGAGGAGATGGGCCGCAGGATCGGGGAGAGCATGCGCTCGCTCGGCGTGCACCAGGGCCTGGCCCCCGTGCTCGACGTGATCCGCGACCAGCGGTGGGGCCGGGTCGAGGAGTGCGTCTCCGAGGACCCGTACGAGGTGGCCACGATCGGCGCCGCCTACGTGCGCGGCCTGCAGTCCACGGGCGTGATCGCCACCCTCAAGCACTTCGTCGGCTACTCCAACTCCAGGGCCGGCCGCAACCTCGCCCCCGTGCACGCGGGCGCCCGCGAGGTGGCCGACACGCTGCTGTTCCCGTTCGAGGTCGCGGTGCGCGACGCGGGCGCCGGCTCGGTGATGAACTCCTACGCCGAGATCGACGGCATCCCGATCGCCGCCGACGGCCACTACCTGACCGGGATCCTGCGCGATGAGTGGGGGTTCGAGGGCACGGTCGTCGCCGACTACTTCGCGGTGGCGTTCCTGCACACCCTGCACGCGGTCGCCGCGGACGCCGGGGACGCCGCCGTCCAGGCGCTCACCGCGGGCATCGACGTCGAGCTGCCCACCGGCGTGACCTACCTGGAGCCGCTGCGGGAGGCGGTCGCCGAGGGGCGGATCGAGCAGTCGCTGATCGACCGGGCGCTGCGCCGCGTGCTGCGGCAGAAGGCGGAGCTCGGGCTGCTGGACGACGACTACGACCCCGAGCCGTCCGGCCCCGTGGACCTCGACGACGCCGGCTCCCGCGACCTGGCCAGGAGGCTGGCAGAGGAGTCGGTCATCCTGCTCACCAACGACGGCGTGCTCCCCCTGTCCGGGGATCGGCGGATCGCGGTCGTCGGGCCGAACGCCGACGACGTGGCCGCGCTGTTCGGCTGCTACTCCTTCGTCCAGCACGTGCTGCCGCACTTTCCCGGCGTGGAGACCGGCCTCGCCGCCCCGACCGTGCTGGAGGCGCTGCGCGCGGAGCTGCCGGACGCGCGGATCAGCACGGCCAGGGGCACCGGCGTGGACGACGGCGACCGCGAGGGCATCCCCGCCGCCGCCCGGCTGGCCGCCGGGTCCGACGTGGCGATCCTGGTGCTGGGCGACCGGTCGGGGCTGTTCGGCCGGGGCACCTCCGGCGAGGGCTGCGACGCCGAGAGCCTCGACCTGCCGGGCGCGCAGCGGGAGCTGGCCGAGGCGGTGCTGGCCACGGGCACGCCGACCGTGGTGGTGCTGATGACGGGCCGCGCGTACGCCGTGCCGTCGATCGTCGAGGGCGCCGCCGCGGTCGTGCAGGCGTACTTCCCCGGCGAGGAGGGCGCCGGGGCGATCGCCCGCGTGCTCAGCGGTGCCGTGAACCCCTCGGGCCGGCTGCCGATGAGCATGCCGCGCGGCACCGCCGGCCAGCCGTACAGCTACCTGCACCCGCGGCTGGGCGCGGCCAGTTCGGTCAGCAACCTCGACCCCGCCCCCGTCCTGCCCTTCGGGCACGGCCTGAGCTACACCAGCTTCGAGTACGCCGGTTTCACCGCCGACGCCGAGGTGCCGGCCGGGCAGCCGATCCGGTGCTCGGTGGTGGTGCGCAACGCCGGCGACCGGGCCGGCGCGGAGGTCGTCCAGGTGTACGCCACCGACCGGATCGCCTCCGTCACCCGCCCCCTCGCCCAGCTCGCCGGCTACGCCCGGGTCGAGCTGGCGCCCGGCGCCGCCGCGAGGGTCACGTTCGACGTGCCGGCCCGGCTGCTGTCGTTCACCGGCAGGGACGGGCGGCGCGTGGTCGAGCCCGGCGAGATCGGCCTGTCCGTACGCCGCTCCGCCGCGGACGTGGTCGACGAGCTGACGGTCACGCTGACCGGCCCGGTGTACGCGTTCACCGGCTCCGAGCGCCGCCTGACGGACGTTTCCATTGAAGATCACAACTAA